A window of Candidatus Methylomirabilota bacterium contains these coding sequences:
- a CDS encoding type 1 glutamine amidotransferase domain-containing protein, which translates to MNLKGKRIAILAENLYQEMELWVPYYRMKEEGAEVKVIGAGGAKSYTSKHGYPVAVDVQADAVSAVEFDAVIVPGGYAPDMMRRHESMVKLVRDAAQQGKVVAAICHAGWMLASAGVVRGKKITSFFSIKDDMANAGGQWSDTEVVVDGNLITSRKPDDLPAFCREIVRALAKTS; encoded by the coding sequence ATGAATCTGAAAGGCAAGCGGATCGCGATCCTGGCCGAGAACCTGTACCAGGAGATGGAGCTGTGGGTGCCGTACTACCGCATGAAGGAGGAAGGCGCCGAGGTCAAGGTGATCGGGGCCGGCGGCGCCAAGTCCTATACGTCGAAGCACGGCTATCCGGTCGCGGTGGACGTCCAGGCCGACGCGGTGAGCGCGGTCGAGTTCGACGCGGTGATCGTGCCGGGCGGCTACGCGCCGGACATGATGCGCCGTCACGAGTCGATGGTGAAGCTGGTCCGCGACGCCGCCCAGCAGGGCAAGGTGGTCGCGGCCATCTGTCACGCGGGGTGGATGCTGGCCAGCGCGGGCGTCGTCCGTGGCAAGAAGATCACGTCCTTCTTCTCGATCAAGGACGACATGGCCAACGCGGGTGGGCAGTGGTCGGACACCGAGGTCGTGGTGGACGGCAACCTGATCACCTCCCGGAAACCCGACGACCTTCCCGCCTTCTGCCGCGAGATCGTCCGCGCCCTCGCCAAGACGTCCTGA
- a CDS encoding LLM class flavin-dependent oxidoreductase — protein sequence MKFGLYSSIADPPRGEHLDRCIDEVIAEAQLAEASGFDSCFFGEHHQDRDGFLPSPLIVATAVAARTTRLRVGTSVILLPLHHPVHVAEDVITLDLVSKGRVVLGVGIGYQAADFRAFSVPMEDRAGRFEESVEILRLCWAGEPFSFRGKHYTLEDVQIRPRPYQRSGPPLWIGASIDAAARRAGRIADGFVGTPSTGLANATRLAEVYREAAREARRPAEVIQMRDAWVARTRAEADTIYGPHVMTAYRYYWDNRLAEFRNLSAGSEFTLTNLAPDRLILGDPETCIAEFQRWQTATGASTFLLRLRHAHSGGPPHEKIMEAIRLFGERVLPYV from the coding sequence ATGAAGTTCGGTCTCTACAGCTCGATCGCCGATCCCCCGCGGGGCGAGCACCTCGACCGCTGCATCGACGAGGTCATCGCCGAGGCCCAGCTGGCCGAGGCCAGCGGCTTCGACTCCTGCTTCTTCGGCGAGCACCATCAGGACCGGGACGGGTTCCTGCCCTCGCCGCTGATCGTGGCGACCGCGGTCGCGGCCCGCACGACGCGGCTGCGCGTCGGCACCTCGGTGATCCTGCTGCCGCTCCATCACCCGGTGCACGTGGCCGAGGACGTCATCACGCTCGACCTCGTCTCGAAGGGGCGCGTCGTCCTGGGCGTCGGCATCGGCTATCAGGCCGCCGACTTCCGCGCCTTCTCGGTGCCCATGGAGGATCGCGCCGGGCGGTTCGAGGAGAGCGTCGAGATCCTGCGGCTGTGCTGGGCCGGCGAGCCCTTCTCGTTCCGGGGCAAGCACTACACCCTCGAGGACGTGCAGATCCGCCCGCGGCCGTACCAGAGATCCGGGCCGCCGCTCTGGATCGGCGCGAGCATCGACGCGGCCGCCCGCCGGGCCGGCCGGATCGCCGACGGCTTCGTCGGCACGCCGAGCACCGGCCTGGCCAACGCCACGCGCCTCGCGGAGGTCTACCGGGAAGCCGCGCGCGAGGCCCGGCGCCCGGCCGAGGTCATCCAGATGCGCGACGCCTGGGTCGCCCGGACGCGCGCGGAGGCCGACACGATCTACGGCCCCCACGTCATGACCGCGTACCGCTACTACTGGGACAATCGCCTCGCCGAGTTTCGCAACCTGTCGGCGGGCTCCGAGTTCACCCTGACCAATCTGGCGCCCGATCGGCTGATCCTGGGCGACCCCGAGACCTGCATCGCCGAGTTCCAGCGCTGGCAGACGGCCACCGGCGCGAGCACCTTCCTGCTGAGGCTGCGCCACGCGCACTCGGGCGGCCCGCCCCACGAGAAGATCATGGAGGCGATCCGCCTCTTCGGCGAGCGCGTCCTGCCCTACGTCTGA
- a CDS encoding PAC2 family protein, with amino-acid sequence MDNLEFDREPPATRLTTLVMAFGGWIDAGRAATGALRHLARDLRAERLARINPEEFFVFTQERPKVRFRPDGSRDLHWPRSEFTFWDPGDGREGVLLFRGPEPHQRWQTYTKAFLDVAERCGVTRIVSIGALLAGAPHTRPVRVTARSTDAASRSLLEAWGIYQPPTYEGPTGISTVVLDAAERRGMQHVGFMGQAPHYLPDTENPAAIEVLVSYVARLLNLTLDMSTFAEAVRDFRVQCDQAVARDRATREHVRKLEQEYDAAAREEQPQPLPEGEIDTGKFMQELEDFLRSQQEGGSGESGGSGSSTDR; translated from the coding sequence ATGGACAACCTAGAGTTCGATCGCGAGCCGCCCGCGACTCGCTTGACGACGCTGGTCATGGCGTTCGGCGGATGGATCGACGCCGGCCGCGCCGCGACCGGCGCGTTGCGTCACCTGGCCCGCGACCTGCGGGCCGAGCGGCTGGCGCGGATCAATCCCGAGGAGTTCTTCGTGTTCACCCAGGAGCGGCCGAAGGTGCGCTTTCGCCCCGACGGAAGCCGCGACCTGCACTGGCCGCGGAGCGAGTTCACCTTCTGGGATCCCGGCGACGGACGCGAAGGCGTGCTCCTGTTCCGCGGCCCGGAGCCGCACCAGCGGTGGCAGACGTACACGAAGGCCTTCCTCGACGTGGCCGAGCGGTGCGGGGTGACGCGCATCGTCTCGATCGGGGCGCTCCTGGCGGGCGCTCCGCACACGCGGCCGGTGCGGGTCACCGCCCGCTCCACCGATGCCGCGTCGCGGTCGCTGCTGGAGGCCTGGGGCATCTACCAGCCGCCGACCTACGAGGGGCCGACCGGGATCTCCACCGTGGTGCTGGACGCGGCGGAGCGTCGAGGCATGCAGCACGTGGGCTTCATGGGGCAGGCGCCTCACTATCTGCCCGACACCGAGAATCCGGCCGCGATCGAGGTGCTGGTGAGCTACGTGGCCCGCCTGCTCAACTTGACCCTGGACATGTCGACCTTCGCCGAGGCGGTGCGCGACTTCCGCGTGCAGTGCGATCAGGCGGTGGCCCGCGACCGCGCCACCCGGGAGCACGTGCGGAAGCTGGAGCAGGAGTACGACGCGGCGGCGCGCGAGGAGCAGCCCCAGCCGCTGCCCGAGGGCGAGATCGACACCGGGAAGTTCATGCAGGAGCTGGAGGACTTCCTGCGCAGCCAGCAGGAAGGCGGCTCGGGCGAGTCGGGAGGCTCGGGCTCGTCGACCGATCGCTAG
- a CDS encoding transporter substrate-binding domain-containing protein, producing the protein MGALLLGLGATTPAAPLARLRVCADPDNLPFSSERGPDRGLYVELAELVAARLGAPAEYFWWRSYFGRRTVRNTLLSDECDAYFGLPYDTSFMSQTVALTRPFLDMGYAVIAPRSPGLAAVDDLKGRRVAVQFSSSPQLLLSERGGFQLVTFREPEAALDALARREVDAAFVWGPVAGYVNKQKLGGAYQVSPVAGPGLQWQAAVGVRKREESLRVAIDAELAQLGPDIARLAVKYGFPSGPTIGFERVSRSRVPLLAADNPVAAAPPDTVRAGRSLFNQYCSHCHAPNALSPEPSRDLRRLRARYGDKMRDVAVSTMTEGRPTKGMPTWGDVLNAEAIGKILTFLESVQN; encoded by the coding sequence GTGGGCGCGCTGCTGCTCGGGCTGGGGGCGACGACGCCGGCGGCGCCCCTCGCCAGGCTCCGCGTCTGCGCCGATCCCGACAACCTCCCCTTCAGCAGCGAGCGCGGCCCCGACCGCGGCCTCTACGTCGAGCTGGCCGAGCTGGTGGCCGCGCGCCTGGGCGCGCCCGCCGAGTACTTCTGGTGGCGGAGCTACTTCGGCCGGCGCACGGTGCGCAACACGCTGCTGTCCGACGAGTGCGACGCCTACTTCGGATTGCCGTACGACACGTCGTTCATGAGCCAGACCGTCGCGCTGACCCGGCCGTTCCTCGACATGGGCTACGCGGTCATCGCGCCGCGGTCGCCCGGACTCGCGGCCGTCGACGATCTCAAGGGCCGTCGGGTCGCGGTGCAGTTCTCGTCGTCACCGCAGCTGCTCCTCTCCGAGCGCGGCGGCTTCCAGCTGGTGACGTTCCGCGAGCCCGAGGCCGCGCTCGACGCGCTGGCGCGCCGCGAGGTCGACGCGGCCTTCGTGTGGGGCCCGGTGGCCGGCTATGTCAACAAGCAGAAGCTGGGCGGGGCCTATCAGGTCTCGCCGGTGGCCGGGCCGGGGCTGCAGTGGCAGGCTGCGGTGGGCGTGCGCAAGCGCGAGGAGAGCTTGCGCGTGGCCATCGACGCCGAGCTGGCGCAGCTCGGTCCCGACATCGCGCGGCTCGCCGTGAAGTACGGCTTCCCCTCGGGGCCGACCATCGGGTTCGAGCGGGTGTCCCGCAGCCGCGTGCCCCTGCTGGCGGCCGACAACCCGGTGGCCGCCGCCCCGCCCGACACCGTCCGGGCCGGCCGCAGCCTCTTCAACCAGTACTGCTCGCACTGCCACGCCCCCAACGCGCTGAGCCCGGAGCCGAGCCGCGACCTGCGGCGGCTGCGCGCGCGCTACGGCGACAAGATGCGGGACGTCGCGGTCAGCACCATGACGGAGGGGCGCCCGACGAAGGGCATGCCGACGTGGGGTGACGTCCTCAACGCGGAGGCCATCGGCAAGATCCTGACCTTCCTGGAATCGGTCCAGAACTGA
- a CDS encoding nuclear transport factor 2 family protein, translating into MAADRDDRETLEALNRGYLLAAEKCDVAWYAEHLAEDYRATNPDGSFVDKAGFLARIGRPHTLRDFRAPEVSIQRVGDVALIHASFEDTRPDGGHGRGRYTDIWQRRNGRWLCVSAHFTRC; encoded by the coding sequence ATGGCAGCCGACCGCGACGATCGCGAGACCCTCGAGGCCCTGAACCGGGGCTATCTCCTCGCCGCCGAGAAGTGCGACGTGGCCTGGTATGCGGAGCACCTGGCCGAGGACTACCGCGCCACCAACCCCGACGGCTCCTTCGTGGACAAGGCGGGCTTCCTGGCCCGCATCGGGCGGCCGCACACGCTCCGCGACTTCCGCGCGCCCGAGGTGTCCATCCAGCGGGTGGGCGACGTGGCTCTGATCCACGCCAGCTTCGAGGACACGCGGCCCGACGGCGGCCACGGCCGCGGGCGCTACACCGACATCTGGCAGCGGCGGAACGGACGCTGGCTCTGTGTGTCCGCCCATTTCACGAGGTGCTGA
- a CDS encoding nitroreductase family protein, with protein sequence MTELDVFEAMHTARAMRRFKPDPVPEALITRILDAAIRAPSAGNAQNWAFVVVRDAERRRRLGAIYRKASDIASAMYAARGRPPHLSEAQFRRLMTSGAFLWDHMAEAPVILVPCQTQPRLPSPDALPPDIRARFADEQRYVERIRGSSIYPAVQNVILACRALGLGTTITTNHIRCEDEVKAVLEVPDDVATFALMPIGYPLDPFGPVTRRPVAEVTHADRWAEPWPA encoded by the coding sequence ATGACCGAGCTCGACGTGTTCGAGGCGATGCACACCGCGCGGGCGATGCGCCGGTTCAAGCCCGATCCGGTGCCCGAGGCCCTCATCACCCGCATCCTCGACGCGGCCATCCGCGCCCCGTCGGCGGGCAACGCCCAGAACTGGGCCTTCGTCGTGGTCCGCGACGCCGAGCGGCGGCGCCGACTCGGCGCGATCTACCGGAAGGCGTCCGACATCGCGAGCGCGATGTACGCGGCGCGGGGACGGCCGCCGCATCTCAGCGAGGCGCAGTTCCGGCGGCTGATGACCTCCGGCGCGTTCCTGTGGGATCACATGGCGGAGGCGCCGGTGATCCTGGTGCCCTGCCAGACGCAGCCCCGGCTGCCGTCACCCGACGCGCTGCCGCCCGACATCCGCGCCCGCTTCGCCGACGAGCAGCGCTACGTGGAGCGCATCCGCGGATCCAGCATCTACCCCGCGGTGCAGAACGTCATCCTCGCGTGCCGCGCCCTCGGGCTCGGCACCACGATCACCACCAATCACATCCGCTGCGAGGACGAGGTGAAGGCCGTGCTAGAAGTGCCCGACGACGTGGCGACCTTCGCGCTGATGCCGATCGGCTATCCGCTGGACCCGTTCGGGCCGGTGACGCGCCGTCCGGTGGCCGAGGTCACCCACGCCGACCGCTGGGCCGAGCCGTGGCCCGCGTGA
- a CDS encoding carbonic anhydrase family protein, with product MSADGIDRRGFLRAAGLTGAAALAGVVRPDRLAWAAALTRAERDRMTPDQIIERMKSGNAHFRKGEGSRQNYLAQQRASAKGQYPAAVILSCIDSRAPAETIMDLGIGNVFNARVAGNVANDDILGSMEFACEVAGAKVVLVMGHTACGAIKGAIDRVQLGNLTGLLAKVQPAVEATTYQGERSAKNYAFVDAVARKNVELTMAEVRSRSAILAGLEERGAVKIAGAMYNLESAVVDFLPPARRP from the coding sequence ATGAGTGCCGACGGTATCGATCGCCGAGGTTTCCTTCGCGCCGCGGGCCTGACCGGCGCCGCGGCCCTGGCGGGCGTGGTGCGGCCGGATCGGCTCGCGTGGGCGGCGGCGCTCACCCGCGCCGAGCGCGACCGGATGACGCCCGACCAGATCATCGAGCGGATGAAGAGCGGCAACGCCCACTTCCGGAAAGGCGAGGGGTCGAGGCAGAACTATCTGGCGCAGCAGCGCGCCAGCGCGAAGGGGCAGTATCCGGCCGCGGTGATCCTGAGCTGCATCGATTCCCGCGCGCCCGCCGAGACCATCATGGATCTCGGCATCGGGAACGTCTTCAACGCCCGGGTGGCCGGCAACGTGGCGAACGACGATATCCTCGGCAGCATGGAGTTCGCCTGCGAGGTGGCCGGCGCGAAGGTGGTGCTGGTGATGGGCCACACCGCCTGCGGCGCGATCAAGGGCGCCATCGACCGGGTGCAGCTGGGCAACCTCACCGGTCTCCTCGCCAAGGTCCAGCCCGCGGTGGAGGCGACCACCTACCAGGGCGAGCGCTCCGCGAAGAACTACGCCTTCGTCGACGCGGTCGCTCGCAAGAACGTCGAGCTGACGATGGCCGAGGTCCGCAGCCGCAGCGCCATCCTCGCGGGGCTCGAGGAGCGAGGCGCGGTCAAGATCGCGGGGGCCATGTACAACCTGGAAAGCGCGGTCGTCGACTTCTTGCCGCCCGCGCGTCGCCCCTAG
- a CDS encoding nuclear transport factor 2 family protein, which yields MATDQATLVALNREYIRSVSEADVRWFDAHLSEDFVNSNPDCSRLDRAGFLAQIGRGSTVKNLDIEDVVIRELGDVALIHARTTYVKADGQPGAGRYTDVWARQGGRWVCVAANVTRL from the coding sequence ATGGCCACCGACCAGGCGACGCTCGTAGCGCTCAATCGCGAGTACATCCGATCGGTCAGCGAGGCCGACGTGCGGTGGTTCGACGCGCACCTCTCCGAGGACTTCGTCAACAGCAACCCGGACTGCTCGCGGCTGGACCGGGCGGGCTTCCTCGCCCAGATCGGCCGCGGCTCGACGGTGAAGAACCTCGACATCGAGGACGTGGTGATCCGCGAGCTGGGCGACGTGGCCCTGATCCACGCGCGCACCACCTACGTGAAGGCGGACGGTCAGCCGGGCGCCGGGCGCTACACCGACGTGTGGGCGCGACAGGGCGGCCGCTGGGTGTGCGTGGCCGCGAACGTCACGCGCCTCTGA
- a CDS encoding EVE domain-containing protein — protein sequence MAHWLVKSEPDDWSWDQQVAKGREGAEWTGIRNFSARNHLRAMKKGEQAFFYHTGKERAIVGIVKVTAEAHPDSTDSAWVAVDVAAVKALPTPVGLDRIKAERRLAGMALVRISRLSVQPVSESEWKIVCAMGGL from the coding sequence ATGGCGCACTGGCTGGTGAAGTCCGAGCCGGACGACTGGTCGTGGGACCAGCAGGTCGCGAAGGGGCGTGAGGGCGCGGAGTGGACCGGCATCCGCAACTTCTCGGCGCGCAACCATCTCCGTGCCATGAAGAAGGGCGAGCAGGCGTTCTTCTACCACACCGGCAAGGAGCGCGCGATCGTGGGGATCGTGAAGGTGACCGCGGAGGCGCATCCCGACTCGACCGACTCCGCGTGGGTCGCGGTGGACGTCGCCGCGGTGAAGGCGCTGCCGACGCCGGTCGGCCTCGATCGGATCAAGGCGGAGCGGCGCCTCGCCGGCATGGCGCTGGTCCGGATCTCGCGCCTGTCCGTGCAGCCGGTCTCGGAGTCCGAATGGAAGATCGTCTGCGCGATGGGCGGCCTCTAA
- a CDS encoding heme-binding protein encodes MKTLSFVVIALSLMVGVAAAQQPAAPAPPPMFYGLPINLEQAKKVMAGAEAEARKNNWPVAIVILDSGGQMVMMQRLDNTQWGSVDIAKEKARTAVALRRPTKALQDGIAQGGASLRLLSTGFSMIEGGIPIVADGKVIGSIGVSGVTSAQDAQTAQAGQDALK; translated from the coding sequence ATGAAGACGTTATCGTTCGTGGTGATCGCTCTGTCGCTCATGGTCGGTGTGGCCGCCGCTCAGCAGCCGGCCGCCCCGGCGCCGCCGCCGATGTTCTATGGCCTGCCGATCAACCTGGAGCAGGCCAAGAAGGTCATGGCCGGCGCGGAGGCCGAGGCGAGGAAGAACAACTGGCCGGTCGCGATCGTGATCCTCGATTCGGGCGGACAGATGGTCATGATGCAGCGTCTGGACAACACGCAGTGGGGGAGCGTGGACATCGCCAAGGAGAAGGCCCGCACCGCGGTCGCGCTGCGGAGGCCGACCAAGGCCCTGCAGGACGGCATCGCCCAGGGCGGGGCCAGTCTTCGGTTGCTCTCGACCGGGTTCAGCATGATCGAGGGCGGCATCCCGATCGTCGCCGACGGCAAGGTCATCGGCTCGATCGGCGTCTCCGGCGTCACCTCCGCGCAGGACGCCCAGACCGCTCAGGCCGGGCAGGACGCGCTGAAGTAG
- a CDS encoding isoprenylcysteine carboxylmethyltransferase family protein, with the protein MARRTAADVVLFGVTLAELALLFVLSPTFGLVDWIYLSQHLLVLAIALTRPAPLARDRSLASIAAVFVAYTYPYAQVAYLRWVPGEPAWPAGSLVLVMVAACLSLASLLTLGRSFGIRPALRSLAMKGPYRLVRHPMYLSYVLADIGYNLDEWNVGTVLLVLAGWIAMVYRIGAEEQMLSRDDGWPGYRGVVRYRLLPGLW; encoded by the coding sequence GTGGCCCGGCGAACCGCCGCTGACGTCGTCCTGTTCGGCGTCACCCTCGCGGAGCTGGCGCTGCTGTTCGTGCTGAGCCCCACCTTCGGTCTCGTCGACTGGATCTACCTCTCGCAGCATCTCCTGGTGCTGGCCATCGCCCTGACCCGGCCCGCACCGCTGGCGCGCGATCGGTCGCTCGCGTCCATCGCCGCGGTCTTCGTGGCGTATACGTATCCCTACGCGCAGGTGGCGTATCTGCGGTGGGTGCCCGGTGAGCCGGCGTGGCCGGCCGGCAGCCTGGTCCTCGTCATGGTCGCCGCGTGCCTGAGCCTGGCGAGTCTGCTCACGCTCGGGCGCTCGTTCGGGATCCGCCCAGCCTTGCGCAGCCTGGCGATGAAGGGACCCTATCGGCTCGTGCGTCATCCGATGTACCTGTCCTATGTGCTCGCCGACATCGGCTACAACCTGGACGAGTGGAACGTCGGCACGGTCCTGCTCGTGCTGGCGGGATGGATCGCCATGGTCTACCGCATTGGCGCCGAGGAGCAGATGCTCTCGCGAGACGACGGGTGGCCAGGCTACCGGGGCGTCGTGCGCTATCGTCTGCTGCCCGGCTTGTGGTAG
- a CDS encoding thiamine pyrophosphate-requiring protein — protein MVKVVDAIARILKIEGAEFLSAYPTTPVIEAAARAEIRPVLCRQERVGVGIADGYARVTNGKKLAAFCMQYGPGAENAFPGVATAYSDSTPVLLLPLGHPRDRAQVFPLFSSARTFASVTKGVETITQGSQVADVMRRAISLMRMGRPGPTMVEIPADVVSEEVSDALVDAYRPVKTTVAGANARDVEAAARVLREARRPVIHAGQGVLYAEASAELVELAELLQAPVMATLEGKSAFPENHPLALGTGGPSVTGQTLHYLREADVVLGIGCSFTRHGMAASIPAGKTIIHATNDERDLNKSYVADHPLLGDARLVLGQLVEAVRSLGGRPVGRESVRADLERVRAGWLAEWTPILGSAEVPMTPYRVIAEFMRAVDPREAIVTHDSGSPRDQMLPFYRSVSPRGYLGWGKSHALGTGLGLTIGAKLAAPDKLCVNFMGDAAFGMTGLDFETAVRCGIPILTVVLNNSAMAIEIPHLVVSHDKYGTRDIGGRYADLGRAMGGWSERVERPEDIAGAFARARKATEDGQAALLEFITSQETRFSHRGALR, from the coding sequence ATCGTGAAAGTCGTCGATGCCATCGCCCGCATTCTCAAGATCGAAGGCGCCGAGTTCCTCAGCGCCTACCCCACCACGCCGGTGATCGAGGCCGCGGCGCGCGCCGAGATCCGTCCCGTGCTCTGCCGCCAGGAGCGGGTGGGCGTGGGCATCGCCGACGGCTACGCGCGCGTGACGAACGGCAAGAAGCTCGCCGCGTTCTGCATGCAGTACGGGCCGGGTGCCGAGAACGCCTTCCCCGGCGTGGCCACCGCGTACTCCGACTCCACGCCGGTGCTGCTCCTGCCGCTGGGCCATCCGCGCGATCGGGCGCAGGTCTTTCCCCTGTTCAGCTCGGCGCGGACGTTCGCCTCGGTCACCAAGGGCGTCGAGACCATCACGCAAGGCAGCCAGGTCGCCGACGTCATGCGCCGGGCCATCAGCCTGATGCGCATGGGCCGGCCGGGCCCGACGATGGTGGAGATTCCCGCCGACGTCGTGAGCGAGGAGGTGTCCGACGCCCTGGTGGACGCGTATCGGCCGGTGAAGACCACGGTGGCCGGCGCCAACGCGCGCGACGTCGAGGCAGCCGCCCGCGTGCTCCGCGAGGCCCGGCGCCCGGTGATCCACGCCGGCCAGGGCGTGCTCTACGCCGAGGCCTCGGCCGAGCTGGTCGAGCTGGCCGAGCTGCTGCAGGCGCCGGTGATGGCCACACTGGAAGGCAAGAGCGCGTTCCCGGAGAACCACCCGCTCGCCCTGGGCACCGGCGGGCCGTCGGTCACCGGCCAGACCCTGCACTACCTCCGCGAGGCGGACGTGGTGCTCGGCATCGGGTGCAGCTTCACCCGCCACGGCATGGCGGCCAGCATCCCCGCGGGCAAGACGATCATCCATGCGACCAACGACGAGCGCGACCTCAACAAGAGCTACGTCGCGGACCATCCGCTGCTCGGCGACGCGCGGCTCGTGCTGGGCCAGCTCGTCGAGGCCGTGCGGAGCCTGGGCGGCCGCCCGGTCGGCCGCGAGAGCGTGCGCGCCGATCTGGAGCGCGTGCGCGCGGGCTGGCTCGCGGAGTGGACGCCCATCCTGGGCTCGGCCGAGGTGCCGATGACGCCCTACCGGGTCATCGCCGAATTCATGCGCGCGGTCGATCCGCGCGAGGCCATCGTCACGCACGACTCGGGCAGCCCGCGCGACCAGATGCTGCCCTTCTACCGGTCGGTCTCGCCACGCGGCTATCTCGGCTGGGGCAAGTCGCACGCCCTCGGCACCGGCCTCGGGCTCACCATCGGAGCCAAGCTGGCGGCGCCCGACAAGCTCTGCGTGAACTTCATGGGCGACGCCGCCTTCGGCATGACCGGCCTCGACTTCGAGACCGCGGTGCGCTGCGGCATCCCTATCCTCACCGTCGTGCTGAACAACTCGGCGATGGCCATCGAGATCCCGCACCTGGTCGTCTCGCACGACAAGTACGGCACCCGCGACATCGGCGGTCGCTACGCGGACCTCGGCCGCGCGATGGGCGGCTGGAGCGAGCGGGTGGAGCGGCCCGAGGACATCGCGGGCGCCTTCGCGCGGGCGCGCAAGGCCACCGAGGACGGGCAGGCGGCCCTGCTCGAGTTCATCACCAGCCAGGAGACGCGCTTTTCACACCGCGGCGCGCTCAGGTAG
- a CDS encoding alpha/beta hydrolase, whose protein sequence is MPFYQRGPVRIHYQEAGSGFPLLLIPGGGLNSALASWQTASPFDPMQRYQRDFRCICADLRNANPGQSSGPLETDRPWDAYTDDQLGLMDHLGIREFLVMGFCIGGPMIHNLIRRAPERVVAAAMMQPSGYRPEIPDLFYQNNIKGWGPALCEKRPDVTMDTVHAFLTSMYTNRADFVFTVSRDFVRSIKTPLLIAPDDVPAHPYKVAMEVASLAPGAEVTIYPWKDSPEHIDEVVEHARRFLTSHVPAGAGHASPR, encoded by the coding sequence ATGCCGTTCTACCAGAGAGGCCCCGTCCGCATCCACTACCAGGAAGCCGGCTCCGGCTTCCCGCTGCTGCTGATCCCGGGCGGCGGGCTCAACTCGGCCCTCGCGTCCTGGCAGACTGCCTCGCCCTTCGACCCGATGCAGCGGTACCAGCGCGACTTCCGGTGCATCTGCGCCGACCTGCGCAACGCAAATCCCGGCCAGTCCAGCGGCCCGCTCGAGACCGACCGGCCCTGGGACGCCTATACCGACGATCAGCTCGGGCTGATGGACCACCTGGGCATCCGCGAGTTCCTGGTCATGGGCTTCTGCATCGGCGGCCCGATGATCCACAACCTCATCCGCCGGGCGCCCGAGCGCGTGGTCGCGGCCGCGATGATGCAGCCCAGCGGCTACCGGCCCGAGATCCCGGACCTGTTCTACCAGAACAACATCAAGGGCTGGGGACCGGCGCTCTGCGAGAAGCGCCCCGACGTCACGATGGACACGGTCCACGCGTTCCTCACCAGCATGTACACCAACCGCGCCGACTTCGTGTTCACGGTCTCACGCGACTTCGTGCGCTCCATCAAGACGCCGCTGCTGATCGCGCCCGACGACGTGCCCGCCCATCCCTACAAGGTCGCGATGGAGGTGGCCAGCCTCGCGCCCGGCGCCGAGGTGACCATCTATCCCTGGAAGGACTCGCCCGAGCACATCGACGAGGTGGTCGAGCACGCCCGGCGGTTCCTCACCTCGCACGTGCCCGCCGGGGCGGGACACGCCTCGCCCCGGTAG
- a CDS encoding metallophosphoesterase — MNPGRRPTTRRTLKIGVVSDTHLPRFGERLPAALERGLRRERVTLILHLGDFTGREVPRLLEEMAPLEAVAGNNDPAALVRRFGRRRILTLGGVRVGMVHGDGAHGTTIDRSVAAFADEPVDVICFGHSHQPVCERRGATWLVNPGSPTDKRRQASYSYAILSIARGRVLPRLVFFGSPGRRPTAGRPTARRPSPRPSPRGERARAR, encoded by the coding sequence CTGAACCCGGGGCGGCGACCGACCACGCGGCGCACGCTGAAGATCGGGGTCGTGTCGGACACCCATCTGCCGCGCTTCGGCGAGCGGCTGCCCGCGGCGCTCGAGCGCGGTCTGCGCCGAGAGCGCGTGACCCTGATCCTGCACCTGGGGGATTTCACCGGCCGGGAGGTGCCGCGACTCTTAGAAGAGATGGCGCCCCTCGAGGCGGTCGCGGGCAATAACGATCCGGCCGCCCTCGTGCGACGGTTCGGACGGCGCCGCATCCTCACGCTGGGCGGCGTGCGCGTCGGGATGGTGCACGGCGACGGCGCGCACGGCACCACGATTGACCGCAGCGTGGCCGCCTTCGCGGACGAGCCGGTGGACGTGATTTGCTTCGGGCATAGCCATCAGCCGGTCTGCGAGCGACGCGGGGCGACGTGGCTTGTCAACCCGGGCTCGCCGACGGACAAGCGGAGGCAGGCGAGCTACTCGTACGCGATCCTGAGCATCGCGCGGGGACGCGTGTTGCCGCGGCTGGTGTTCTTCGGCTCCCCAGGTCGGCGCCCCACTGCCGGGCGCCCCACTGCTCGGCGCCCCTCACCCCGGCCCTCTCCCCGGGGGGAGAGGGCGAGGGCGAGGTAG